One stretch of Miscanthus floridulus cultivar M001 chromosome 18, ASM1932011v1, whole genome shotgun sequence DNA includes these proteins:
- the LOC136521005 gene encoding protein STAR1-like, with protein MACSASGQQPPKSKHQQVELIISSAAAGRLFDEEDEAKELLLDVVDSLADAGGGDGPAAASGTGGRPPPKIRVRGLRKRAASTGEEILRGVHLDVPRGIVMGVIGPSGSGKSTLLRALNRLWEPAPGAVFLDGADVCGLDVRALRRKVGMLFQQPAMFDGTVAYNVRYGPQLRGKKLTETEVQSLLRLADLDPTLSSKPANELSVGQAQRVALARTLANDPEVLLLDEPTSALDPISTQNIEDTIVRLKKTRGITTVIVSHSVKQIQRIADLVCLLVAGEVVEVLVPSELSRAKHPMARRFLELS; from the exons ATGGCCTGTTCAGCTTCAGGTCAGCAACCACCCAAATCGAAGCACCAGCAAGTCGAGCTTATCATCTCCAGCGCGGCGGCGGGTCGCTTGTTCGATGAAGAAGACGAGGCTAAGGAGCTCCTGCTGGACGTGGTGGACAGCCTCGCCGACGCCGGCGGAGGTGATgggccggcggcggcgtccgGTACCGGCGGTAGGCCGCCGCCCAAGATACGGGTGCGTGGGCTGAGGAAGCGGGCGGCGTCGACCGGCGAGGAGATCCTGCGCGGCGTCCACCTGGACGTGCCACGCGGGATCGTCATGGGCGTCATCGGGCCCAGCGGCAGCGGCAAGTCCACGCTGCTCCGCGCGCTCAACCGCCTCTGGGAGCCCGCGCCCGGGGCCGTGTTCCTCGACGGCGCCGACGTCTGCGGCCTCGACGTCCGCGCGCTCCGGCGCAAGGTCGGCATGCTTTTCCAGCAACCCGCCATGTTCGACG GAACTGTGGCATACAACGTGCGCTACGGGCCACAGTTGCGCGGCAAGAAGCTCACCGAAACCGAGGTGCAGAGCCTGTTGAGGCTGGCCGACCTCGACCCTACCTTGTCCTCCAAGCCTGCCAACGAGCTGTCCGTCGGCCAGGCGCAGCGCGTTGCCTTGGCTCGCACCCTCGCCAACGACCCTGAG GTGCTCCTGTTGGACGAGCCGACGAGCGCGCTAGACCCTATATCCACGCAGAACATCGAGGACACCATAGTGCGTCTGAAGAAGACGAGGGGGATCACCACGGTGATCGTCTCCCATAGTGTGAAGCAGATCCAGCGCATCGCGGACCTGGTGTGCCTTctcgtcgccggcgaggtcgTGGAGGTGCTCGTGCCGTCAGAGTTGTCCAGGGCCAAGCATCCCATGGCCCGACGCTTCTTGGAGCTAAGCTGA
- the LOC136521584 gene encoding UPF0014 membrane protein STAR2-like, translating into MMELATALLEQTTLAPPPRQPDLGEPGFWRDFLVGMVKPAASTAVVALAVMLSFTQRLGIEGETLYAVARSFVQLLLIGFVLHFIFVQKNATPWILFTYLFMVTVASYTAGKRAKQVPRGKHIAFVSILVGTGTTMILLLLFKVFPFTPQYIIPISGMVIGNAMTVTGVAMKQLQQDIKTHKNLVETALALGATPRQSTLQQIRTSQEIALSPGIDNAKTQGVINLPGAMTGLIMAGASPLEAIQVQIVLKNMLMAASTVSSIVSSFLCWPAFFTKTFQLKEEVFAD; encoded by the exons ATGATGGAGCTCGCGACGGCGTTGCTGGAGCAGACGACtctggcgccgccgccgcggcagccGGACCTGGGGGAGCCAGGCTTCTGGCGGGACTTCCTGGTGGGCATGGTCAAGCCGGCCGCGTCCACCGCCGTGGTCGCCCTCGCCGTCATGCTCAGCTTCACGCAGCGCCTGGGCATCGAGGGCGAGACGCTCTACGCCGTCGCGCGCTCCTTCGTGCAGCTCCTCCTCATCGGCTTCGTCCTCCACTTCATCTTCGTCCAGAAGAACGCCACACCTTGGATCCTCTTCACATACCTCTTCATG GTGACAGTGGCCAGCTACACGGCGGGCAAGCGCGCGAAGCAGGTCCCCCGCGGGAAGCACATCGCCTTCGTGTCCATCCTCGTCGGCACGGGGACCACCATGATCCTGCTCCTCCTGTTCAAAGTCTTCCCGTTCACCCCGCAATACATCATCCCCATCTCCGGCATGGTAATCGGCAACGCCATGACCGTCACCGGAGTCGCCATGAAGCAGCTCCAGCAGGACATCAAGACTCATAAGAATCTG GTTGAGACGGCACTTGCTCTGGGTGCTACTCCACGTCAGTCGACACTCCAGCAGATAAGAACGTCGCAGGAGATCGCCTTGTCTCCCGGCATCGACAACGCCAAGACCCAGGGCGTGATCAACCTGCCGGGCGCCATGACAGGGCTCATCATGGCGGGCGCGTCGCCGCTCGAGGCCATCCAGGTGCAGATCGTCCTCAAGAACATGCTCATGGCCGCCTCCACCGTCAGCAGCATCGTCTCGTCCTTCCTCTGCTGGCCAGCCTTCTTCACCAAGACCTTTCAGCTCAAAGAGGAGGTCTTTGCTGACTAG